TAGCTATGTTTTTATCTTGTTCTCATTTGCAAAACTTAAGCTAACACTAACTTCAGATTCGTCTTTGCTAACGTCTACGCGCTAGTTCATCGCTTGAGGCAACCCTCAATATGTCGTCGTACGATGGACCAGAACTAGCTGAAAGATGTCTTGATTGATTTGCTAATCAAGTACTGGAACGTTTTCATGTTTTAGTTGGATACTGCACAGTTGCCATCAATTATGTGGTTAATTTGCAACAAAAGAAACAGGTAGGCTCGGTGTTCCCTGTTTTATAACTCGCCAAGTCAAGAGAGCTGTCCTCCCCTTTGTTAATAACATTTGTTTGCTTATGTTTACAGGGAATTGGCCAACCAAAATGTGTCTGAGCTGTATGATACATTTCCCGTAGTGCAGGTAATGTGGAGTAATGTTGATGTATAAGGTAATACTTTTTCACGATGATAGCTATCACATTTCTCCATGCAGTGGGATAATAACTAAATATATTGTTTTTTGCACAGGGTAAATCCAGAACAATCAAGGTTTTAAACCGACTGACAGTTGTGGCCTCAGACCCATCACACTTTGAGTCCAATATACACTGTACAaaaccattaggaacaccttttgtAATATTGAGTTGACCTCTTTTGCCCATAGAGCAGCCTCAATTAGTCAGAGCATGGACTCTTACacaaggtgtcaagcgttccacaggaatgctggccaatgttgactccaatgcttcccacagttgtcaaattggctggatttgggtggtgaaccattcttgatacacacgggaaactgttgtgtgaaaCCCAGAATCATTTCAATTCgtgacactcaaaccggtgtgtctGACacctaacgtaaactcaccccgtTCCGTATAAATGTGTGCAACCACGACATTCAAAAGAAgctgcaaagaaaactaatgggactgtagcgactgttgacttcaaaatctggggtgtgaactacgtttctattcaggcgttgatcgacatggtaatggctctatagtattggagaaaagttgagaactgaccctccgttacaacgtgacgtgtcatgtcgtaacgtacagcacgtgtaaagcaactatttctgtcttacaatctctccaccaggtgtagcacttctttcatcgtttaaaaacaagaaagggacagggtaagggggatacctagtcattttttgcgtcgTCCCTGTAAGCGATCATTACTCTCAAAAGAcaatgtttacttctgaagatcactttagcaacgccctaaaaacccgatttcaaattcgacacaaacattcaaataggtatgtaatgacccATTATAttaactctttatagtgttttatttacattttagaggcgataaggtgataaattggacagatcgagtgacaAAAGGCCGTTTTCCCACAGGTgatctccttctcactatcacgcattagtttcgcttccccacccgccatttttaaaaagacccgatggggctcattgccttcttgaattatgcagaaacgggcagcgtgaaggtcatgtcatttattttgttggaaaggggagaaattgtgctttactaTGGTATTAACATTACaattgatctggaagtattatgtttttggggcgctaaaataaggtcaattgtatggaccaaggcgatgtacaaaagtgagtgagtttacgttactaccataccccattcaaaggcacataTCTTTTCTTGCCCatacaccctctgaatggcacacatacaacccatgtctcaaggcttaaaaatcattttttgaCCTGTTTCCTTCCATCTACACCAATTTTAAgtgaatttaacaggtgacatcaataagggatcatgtctttcagctggtcagtctgtcatggaatgaGCAAGTGTTCCTAAGGTTTTGGATACTCTGTGTGCAGTAGAAGTTTAAACATTTGCTATATTCATATTGCATGATTTTTCAAATAACATCTGTCCCTTCCCAGAGACCAACTGCAGAGTACAAAAGCCTATGACTTAGTGGCTGTCTATCCTAAAACAGAGAAGTTGTTTCGTGTAAGTACATTTTTCAGCATCATTATCCACTACTGACAATGTATGTTAGGATAACCTTCTGCTCATTTTGGTGTTCTACTTGTTTCAATAGGCGGCTTGCATGACATTCGATGTTGACATCATCTGTGTAGCAGTGACAGAAAAACAACCCTTCTCCAGTAAATGGGGTAagtatgtatacagtgccttgcaaaagtattcacaccatttggttttcttcacattttatttttacagtgggattaaaattgatggggtttttttgtcaacaatctacacacaaagtACTGTCAGTGGAAttattttgttaattttttttttagataaattCATAACTACAATATAGTCATTGCATCAGTATTCATCACCTTTGTTTTGGctagcctaaattagttcaggaatAAAAATGTGGCTTAAAAAAATCACATTAAGTTACATGGACTATGTGcgaaataataggggttgacatgatttttgaatgactaacccttcctctgtcccccataaaTACATTTGTAAtatccctcagtcaagtattgcatttcaatcacagattcaactacaaagaccaggaagCTTTTCAAAAGCCTCATGAAGAAGGGCACTAAGGTTATATTGCAAAGGATtacactttttggcctgaatgcaaggccttatgtttggggaaaatccaacacatcactgagtaactgcctcattttcaagcatggtggtggctgcatcatggtatgggtatgcatGACATTGGCAACTATTGGGGAGTTTTtataggataaaaagaaacagggTGGTGTTAAGgacaagcaaaatcctagaggaaaacctggttcagtctactttacaccagagactGAGAgttgaattcacctttcagcagaactataacctacaacacaaggccaaataatGTTCCTGACTgcccaagttacagttttgacttatctgcttgaaaatctatggcgagACATTTAAAATGGCTGTGTAGCCATGATCCCtaacatcttgacagagcttgaagaattatgaaAATAATTATGGACAAATATTGCACAGTCCAGGTGTGAAAAGTTCTtatagacttacccaagaagacacagctgtaatcgatgccaaaagtgtttctaacatgtatggaCTCAGAggagctgaatacttatgcaacaactatattttagttatatcatatactaaatataatttttcttccactttgacattagagtattttgtgtatccaaggggtctgaatagtttttcAAGGCACTTGTCAGTATTTGAATTAACAACTTATTTGGTGACTCACTTGCGTCTTATTTCTTTTGGTTGGAGTGGATACCTTTTTTTTTATATAGTAAAAGTGATGTAACTTATTCTTGTTGAAAGAGGTGTGTTCTTTGAAATAAGTTACGCACCTGCAATCCGAGACTCCACCATGAGAAGATACACCATCGCAAATTCCATCAGTCTCGTGGAGATGTGCAAAGGAAAGGTAAACAAATACACCCCATCGCGGTTCATTGTTCACCTGTTAATCCACCTGCCATTTTCAAACGGTGCGTGTAACCGCAATGTTTTCTTTCAATTAGAATGTAACTGTGACGAGCGGGGCAGAAAAGGTACGATCGAAATGAGATTGTCATCTAAGAGGGTAAGACTATCATATGAACCTTGAGCACGTTAACATCATCCTGAAATGAACTTTACTAATGTAAATGTGTCTTGTGTCCCTCCTCCTTGTTCAGTCCCTTGAGTTGAGGGGACCCTACGACATTGGCAACTTGTATCCTTACATTACCTTCTACAGTACTTGATGTAGGCTACTAGAATAGAGTGCAGACTTATGCAGGTGTGATGAGGCCAACCTGTGTCCGTGCTGTTGTCCTGAATGAGGTCCAGAGGCCTACTTTTTGGCCTGGCAAATCTGCAATCTCCTCCAACTGTCGCGCTGTCCACTTACATGGAGGTGAATAGGCTGCTGTTTATTGGTCAATCAATTGAATACGTTGTGTCAAATCACAAATGTTATCTTCACTTGGGCTACTCACTGTCCCGTTTAACCATCTATGGAATGTTATGTTTTTGTAATTTATCAAATAACACAGTCATTAAACTATATTTACTACATGTTGATCAGTCTCAAAGCAGAATTTGTGGCACAAGGGAACCAATTAATGTACTGTGTTGTCATTCCAGAAACAAGAAAGACTGCCTTGGGTATTGTACACACTATGAAGAAAGAGCAGCCATTGAGAGACAGGAGGATGTTCCAGCCTCAGAGGGCTAAGATTGAGACTGCATAGTAGAAAGTAAAATACTTTCGGATGAATAGAGAATGTGTTTATGTAAATGCCCTTTTATGAATATCTTTGTGTTAATGTGACTGTTTTCTAATGGTCAGTGGTTATATAGTTTGTCATGGATTAGCAACTATGATGATGCTTGTTCCTTTTAGACAAAGGAATCAAATTCAGATAGCAAAGGCAATGCTgtctatttaatacatttacagATAAACATGTAGTGGAAACATTGCAGTTACTTCAGGAAGTGTATTAATACTACACAAGCATTTTCAAATCCTGTATTCTCACTGACTACCACAAAACCAGGTTGAAGCCACAGGCTTGCTTTCTGCGGAACAGTATTGTTTTGTGACTATCTTTTTATATTAAAGAGAAATTAAGAATGTATTAATTCAGTCATTTCTTTCTAAAAATGTGACTGTATACTATAGTCATGCTGATGTCATAAGGCAAGTCACATTTTCCAAATGTTGCactttctctttcccccctcaTAGTTCATTTGTCAACCTTTAGCATTTCAGACTTCCAATAAGCTGCCTATAAAGAAACAAACATCCCTGGGAGCAAATGCAGTTAGCTCAAAGTTCCAGACCAAACCTCTGCTAGTTCACAAAAATTGACTCCGGTCCTTGAAGTCAGCCTAGCGTAAATTACACCAAAGATTATCTATTGACAAGACAGTCGTGTGACGGGCTTATCTCccgtggacagattttgggctGAGTACATCCTCTCCCTTCGCCTCTTCATCTATGATGAAACCTTGGAGGCTGTATGTCTTTAATCAACAGATAAATAATCACTTTGACAACTACTCTGCACAAAGGAACTGGGCTATCTTTCGCTGTTATCTACTCATTCTGAGTGAGTTCCGACCTGTATAAAATGCAATTTAATTGAACAGGACTTTACTTGACTTGACAGGAGTTTTTGCATCATCCTTGAAGTTGCTGAGAATCGATTTAGCCCCACTCTGCCACTCCAGAGTGCTATCCAATGCTGACTTTCCCACCTGTGTTGGAGAAAAACAAAGATGCATTTATCTCAATAGTAGTTAGTGGTATGTTACAGCAATAACCTTTGACTGATGTTTTCTTGTGATTAAATATTGGGTGTATTTCTTCTGATCTCAGATAAAATCTTACTCATCACCACAAGATGGCACCGTGTTCATGGATAAATCCTGTCACCTTTTGCTATCACTAGTATGATTCTCTGACTACATGATGCATGTAAGTTAGTAAAATACTTACACAATTCTTGAGTTTTGGATTGGCTCCATGAAGCAGGAGTAGTTGGATGATTTTGAATCTGTTCAGTCTCACTGCATCGTGCATGGGAGTGTCTCCTTCctgtgtaaaataaataaataaacaaaaccaTAGTTAAAGACCCATTACATTGGTGTTTCATACttagttaagcaataaggcccggggaggtgtggtatattaccgatataccacagctaagggatgttcttatgtacaacacagagtgcctggatacagcccttacccgtggtatattggcaatataccacaaaccccgaaggtgccttattgctattataaacttgttaccaatgtaattagaacagtacacatttttgtgtcatacccatggtatacggtcggTCAgctataccatggctgtcagccaatcagcattcatggcttgaaccacccagtttaaaaTTCTGATTAGATTCTAAGGTATATATATCGGAGCAAATTAATTCCCACACTGAATGAGAATAACTCACCCTGTCTTTGGCATTGACGTCAGCTCCACAGTGGACTAGTTGTTCAGCACATTCATAGTGACCGGTTCTCACTGCAACATGAAGGGGAGTGCTGCGGAGCTAATGAATGAACAAAGAAACAtttacagatgtaagatcttcatttgatcaccctgttgcaggataactttcctgcAATCTTGGAAATGTCAAACTTGTAGTGTGTTTAAGGTTTagaggcttctgaagtttgtattTTCCACTTTGACAAACTTCATTCTCTCTTCcggaaaatgtatcaacccctacaaaaaatgtaaatgaattataatccacattattTCCCAGCTgtaacaaactggctcaaattaagatctgtaAGGATAAATCACATTGAACCTAATCTCAGTTCCAGGTTTGTCATGAGAGATTACATTGGCCCTGATGCATTTAGTCATATTTGTGTGTGTTCTGACCCACAGTGGCATGTTAGCGTTGTGTTCTGTAGTCTTACCTTATCCCTGGCAGAGAAGCTGCCGTCTTTGTTGAGCAGCAGTTCTAACACAGACGTGCTTCCTCCTCGGCAGgcagagtggacagcagtagCATCCAGCTAAATGAAGGCAACCAATGGGATTATACATTATACAAAAATCCACCTTGTTTTTCTCTGTTCCTTTCTCTCATCAACACCAACTGATTTTACAGTAAAGGATCAAAGACTGCAATATATTGCCAAGAGCTTGCCTCCCGTGGACCTGCAGTTATTTTTGAGCTTTTCCATTAAAGTACCTTGTCTTTGTACTCAATTGAAGCTCCAGCCTCCAGTAGCCTCTTCACAACATCCACGTGTCCCTGTGTGCaagctctgtgcaggcctgtgCGTCTGAACTGTAAAGGCATAGGAAGGAGGACATTGCATTACAACCTACAT
This window of the Oncorhynchus clarkii lewisi isolate Uvic-CL-2024 chromosome 16, UVic_Ocla_1.0, whole genome shotgun sequence genome carries:
- the LOC139367983 gene encoding ankyrin repeat domain-containing protein 1-like isoform X2 → MGIQRVTAKKCEPGEADYSEGEYEISVNQEKQDDLRSHKDSLANTDVPLNLNVDKSGHLRLETIDDLQNILQLRKSRKRARRVQVRKPPPPPETVPYYVNEEDFFKACEENKLPLIERYLEKSGDINACDNFRRTGLHRACTQGHVDVVKRLLEAGASIEYKDKLDATAVHSACRGGSTSVLELLLNKDGSFSARDKLRSTPLHVAVRTGHYECAEQLVHCGADVNAKDREGDTPMHDAVRLNRFKIIQLLLLHGANPKLKNCVGKSALDSTLEWQSGAKSILSNFKDDAKTPVKSSKVLFN
- the LOC139367983 gene encoding ankyrin repeat domain-containing protein 1-like isoform X3 gives rise to the protein MVTAKKCEPGEADYSEGEYEISVNQEKQDDLRSHKDSLANTDVPLNLNVDKSGHLRLETIDDLQNILQLRKSRKRARRVQVRKPPPPPETVPYYVNEEDFFKACEENKLPLIERYLEKSGDINACDNFRRTGLHRACTQGHVDVVKRLLEAGASIEYKDKLDATAVHSACRGGSTSVLELLLNKDGSFSARDKLRSTPLHVAVRTGHYECAEQLVHCGADVNAKDREGDTPMHDAVRLNRFKIIQLLLLHGANPKLKNCVGKSALDSTLEWQSGAKSILSNFKDDAKTPVKSSKVLFN
- the LOC139367983 gene encoding ankyrin repeat domain-containing protein 1-like isoform X1 — protein: MDPATAENVTAKKCEPGEADYSEGEYEISVNQEKQDDLRSHKDSLANTDVPLNLNVDKSGHLRLETIDDLQNILQLRKSRKRARRVQVRKPPPPPETVPYYVNEEDFFKACEENKLPLIERYLEKSGDINACDNFRRTGLHRACTQGHVDVVKRLLEAGASIEYKDKLDATAVHSACRGGSTSVLELLLNKDGSFSARDKLRSTPLHVAVRTGHYECAEQLVHCGADVNAKDREGDTPMHDAVRLNRFKIIQLLLLHGANPKLKNCVGKSALDSTLEWQSGAKSILSNFKDDAKTPVKSSKVLFN